One region of Amphiprion ocellaris isolate individual 3 ecotype Okinawa chromosome 9, ASM2253959v1, whole genome shotgun sequence genomic DNA includes:
- the tap1 gene encoding antigen peptide transporter 1, translating to MQKMSYFFSLLCMCLDVCMVHAIRLAQFSPLLLPHPFITLWGGALIRASFLIFFAFTYPGSLPWMRSFEGLQSVGVLCLHFPVYISLLWALGQSTVDELWGWHSWERVLQGYVVTVVAWLYWSRYVSSWLTRTPSQKPEVDTSTPLKRLLGYMRPYVGRFVAVLVLVFLSSYGEMAMPQYTGRVADWIQNEEAPDAFTEAITMMTLMTVVSAVLEFVCDLMYNVTMSLIHTAVQGAVFQAVLKQEIAFFDAAKTGELVSRITTDTNDMSEALSEKLSLLMWYTARFGFLVFFMVRQSWKMTLLTCMGLPIIWVIPKLTGHFHQTIAVKVQESLAKANQVATETFSNMKTVRSFANEDGETERYRRQMEDTYALNKKESAAYAASTWANSMTTLALKLCILYYGGTLVTRGAVSSGDLVSFVLYELQFASSVEAVMRYYPEVKKAIGASQKIFEYLDRKPQLPPDGKLEPENLKGHIKFKNVTFSYSGKTDDKNLVLKDVSLEVKPGQITALVGLNRSGKSTCVKLLERFYQPQSGEILLDGQPLQSYKDQYLHDKIAVVSQDCVLFARSVRENIKYGCEDISDEKMYRAAELASAHEFIMELSKGYDTDAGEKGGQVSGGQKQRISIARALIRKPKILILDTATSDLDTENEHRVYQALLKETAAENCSVLLIPNKMSAAEKANHIVVLNNGMVVEEGSHDELMKKDGLYAELVDKQNMSFQRNKEEEGNDIQ from the exons ATGCAGAAAATGAGCTACTTCTTCTCTTTGCTCTGCATGTGCCTGGATGTGTGCATGGTGCACGCCATCCGCCTGGCCCAGTTctcacctctcctcctcccacaTCCCTTCATCACCCTGTGGGGAGGAGCGCTGATCAGGGCCTCCTTCCTCATCTTCTTCGCCTTCACCTACCCTGGAAGCCTCCCCTGGATGAGAAGCTTCGAGGGGCTCCAGAGTGTAGGGGTGCTTTGCCTCCACTTCCCAGTGTACATCTCTCTTCTGTGGGCACTGGGGCAGTCCACAGTGGATGAACTGTGGGGGTGGCACTCCTGGGAAAGG GTGTTACAGGGTTATGTGGTGACAGTAGTGGCCTGGCTGTACTGGAGTCGGTATGTGTCATCTTGGCTGACGAGGACGCCATCCCAGAAGCCTGAAGTGGACACTAGTACCCCTCTGAAGAGACTTTTAGGGTACATGCGGCCTTATGTTGGGCGTTTTGTTGCTGTGCTGGTTCTAGTGTTTCTCTCGTCTTATG GTGAGATGGCTATGCCTCAGTATACTGGTCGTGTGGCTGACTGGATCCAAAATGAAGAAGCGCCTGATGCGTTCACGGAGGCCATCACAATGATGACGCTAATGACTGTTGTCAG TGCTGTGCTTGAGTTTGTGTGTGACCTCATGTACAATGTCACCATGAGCCTCATACACACCGCAGTGCAGGGAGCCGTCTTCCAGGCTGTGCTGAAGCAGGAGATTGCTTTCTTTGATGCTGCTAAAACTG GTGAACTCGTGTCCCGCATTACCACGGATACCAACGATATGAGCGAGGCGCTGAGTGAGAAACTAAGTCTTCTGATGTGGTACACAGCACGGTTTGGCTTCCTCGTGTTTTTCATGGTGAGGCAGTCTTGGAAAATGACGCTGCTCACTTGCATGGGTCTGCCGATCATCTGGGTCATACCTAAACTCACTGGACACTTCCACCAG ACTATTGCTGTAAAGGTTCAGGAGTCGTTGGCTAAGGCCAACCAGGTGGCCACAGAGACCTTTTCCAACATGAAGACAGTGAGGAGTTTTGCCAATGAGGATGGTGAGACAGAGAGGTACAGACGGCAGATGGAGGACACCTACGCCCTAAATAAAAAGGAGTCAGCGGCCTATGCAGCTTCGACTTGGGCTAACAGT ATGACCACTTTAGCCCTGAAGCTGTGTATTCTGTACTATGGGGGGACGCTTGTGACCAGGGGGGCTGTCAGCAGTGGCGACTTGGTGTCATTCGTCCTTTACGAGCTACAGTTCGCTTCTTCTGTTGAG GCTGTCATGCGTTATTACCCGGAAGTGAAAAAAGCCATCGGTGCCTCTCAGAAGATCTTTGAATATTTGGATCGGAAACCTCAACTACCCCCTGATGGCAAATTGGAGCCTGAAAATCTTAAGGGacatattaaatttaaaaatgttacattttcctATTCCGGAAAGACAGATGACAAGAATCTTGTGCTTAAG GATGTGTCTCTGGAGGTAAAGCCAGGCCAAATCACTGCCCTTGTGGGACTTAACAGGTCAGGAAAGTCCACCTGTGTCAAACTACTGGAGAGGTTTTACCAACCACAGTCAGGGGAGATCCTACTGGATGGACAACCACTGCAGAGCTACAAAGACCAGTACCTACATGACAAG ATTGCTGTGGTGAGCCAGGACTGTGTGCTGTTTGCTCGGTCTGTGCGGGAGAACATCAAATATGGCTGTGAGGATATTTCTGATGAGAAGATGTACAGGGCTGCTGAACTGGCCAGTGCCCACGAGTTCATCATGGAACTGTCAAAAGGATACGACACAG ATGCTGGGGAAAAGGGAGGCCAAGTGTCTGGTGGGCAGAAACAACGCATCTCCATTGCTAGAGCTCTAATCAGGAAACCTAAAATCCTGATCCTAGACACTGCCACCAGTGATTTGGACACAGAGAATGAACACCGG GTCTACCAGGCTTTGTTGAAGGAAACTGCTGCAGAAAACTGCTCCGTGCTGTTGATACCCAACAAGATGAGTGCTGCAGAGAAGGCCAATCACATCGTTGTCCTCAATAATGGGATGGTAGTGGAGGAGGGCAGCCATGATGAGCTGATGAAGAAAGACGGGCTCTATGCTGAACTGGTGGACAAGCAGAATATGAGCTTTCAACGCaacaaagaggaggaggggaatgATATACAATGA